The following are from one region of the Candidatus Deferrimicrobium borealis genome:
- a CDS encoding sugar phosphate isomerase/epimerase, whose protein sequence is MNVSLSTHLFAFHDLDEAIFPLYPRYGFSLAEIWAMPPHFPSGDFTAADAVARRMAEHGVRVASVHAPLYPDVRTYKKDRWYSLSSVDEAHRLESVAVTARVAGWLARNGGGTVVLHTSFPAGQWYPHRWGAFLSSMNELLGAVPAGVRFAVENTPVDSGQVGIILDIVERYPADRVGVCLDLGHAHIEENVLSAVRAAGPRLIHVHASDNRGEKDEHLVPGKGEIPWDGVTAALREAGFGGPFTVELRDYTRGENPAYKDFDRILTECRASLDRMFRETP, encoded by the coding sequence TTGAACGTTTCCCTGTCGACGCACCTGTTCGCCTTCCACGACCTGGACGAGGCGATCTTTCCGCTCTATCCCCGGTACGGCTTCTCCCTCGCGGAGATCTGGGCGATGCCGCCTCACTTCCCGTCCGGCGACTTCACGGCGGCCGACGCGGTCGCGCGGCGGATGGCGGAGCACGGCGTCCGTGTGGCGAGCGTTCATGCTCCCCTGTACCCGGACGTTCGGACGTACAAGAAGGACCGTTGGTACTCCCTCTCCTCCGTGGACGAGGCGCATCGCCTCGAGTCCGTAGCGGTGACCGCACGGGTCGCCGGGTGGCTGGCGCGCAACGGCGGGGGAACGGTCGTCCTCCACACCTCGTTTCCGGCGGGACAGTGGTACCCGCACCGCTGGGGCGCCTTCCTCTCCTCGATGAACGAACTCCTCGGCGCGGTCCCGGCCGGCGTCCGGTTCGCGGTCGAGAACACACCGGTCGACTCCGGCCAGGTGGGCATCATCCTCGACATCGTGGAGCGGTACCCGGCGGACCGGGTGGGCGTCTGCCTGGATCTCGGCCATGCGCACATCGAGGAGAACGTGCTTTCCGCCGTGCGCGCGGCGGGCCCCCGCCTGATCCACGTGCACGCCTCGGACAATCGCGGGGAAAAGGACGAACACCTCGTTCCGGGAAAAGGGGAGATCCCGTGGGACGGCGTGACGGCGGCGCTGCGGGAAGCCGGCTTCGGCGGTCCCTTCACCGTGGAGCTTCGGGACTACACCCGCGGGGAGAACCCGGCGTACAAGGACTTCGACCGGATCCTCACCGAGTGCCGCGCCTCCCTCGACCGGATGTTCCGGGAAACCCCTTGA
- a CDS encoding phosphotransferase → MTEGVDLAALRAGLAALFPGTDPMSAKVSELAGDASTRRYYRVRNSPGASIPSVVVMRYPDESPPEAELPFLNVHRYLAAAGVPVPVVYRSDPKANLLFLEDAGDTMLEDAVRDHGARGCLPLYEQCVEILVRIQSEGTGALDGEAIPARLAFDVAKFTGEIDFFLLHAVREFGGIRLSDREERAIGDLFHPFLEQLSAFPRVLAHRDYHSRNVMVIASGRAPDHRNLRVLDFQDARMGNVFYDLASLLRDSYVALPEDAVEDLRYAWRHAATAKLRGAAGDPGAFAWRFDLAALQRNVKAIGTFGNQAHNRGKRIYLRFIPPTVAHLRGNFERNPPMRALAGRLLPILSALSEKAAAEGTP, encoded by the coding sequence TTGACCGAAGGGGTCGACCTCGCGGCGCTTCGCGCCGGGCTTGCCGCCCTCTTCCCCGGCACGGACCCGATGTCGGCCAAGGTGTCCGAACTCGCGGGGGACGCCTCCACCCGCCGTTACTACCGCGTCAGGAATTCCCCCGGGGCTTCCATCCCCTCCGTCGTCGTGATGCGGTACCCGGACGAGTCGCCGCCGGAGGCGGAGCTTCCCTTCCTGAACGTCCACCGCTACCTGGCGGCCGCCGGAGTCCCCGTCCCGGTCGTGTACCGGTCCGACCCGAAGGCGAACCTCCTCTTCCTCGAAGACGCGGGGGATACGATGCTGGAGGACGCGGTCCGCGACCATGGGGCGCGCGGCTGCCTGCCGCTCTACGAGCAGTGCGTCGAGATCCTCGTCCGGATCCAGTCCGAGGGTACCGGCGCGCTCGACGGCGAGGCGATCCCTGCGCGGCTCGCATTCGACGTCGCGAAATTCACCGGAGAGATCGATTTCTTCCTCCTTCACGCCGTGCGGGAATTCGGCGGAATCCGGTTGTCCGATCGGGAAGAGCGGGCGATCGGGGATCTTTTCCACCCGTTCCTCGAGCAGCTGTCCGCATTCCCGCGCGTGCTCGCCCACCGGGATTACCACAGCCGCAACGTGATGGTGATCGCCTCCGGGAGGGCCCCCGACCACCGGAACCTGCGGGTCCTCGACTTCCAGGACGCCCGGATGGGAAACGTCTTCTACGATCTGGCCTCGCTGCTGCGCGACTCCTACGTCGCCTTGCCGGAAGACGCGGTCGAGGATCTTCGCTACGCCTGGCGGCACGCCGCCACGGCGAAGCTTCGAGGCGCCGCGGGGGACCCCGGCGCCTTCGCCTGGAGGTTCGACCTGGCCGCGCTTCAGCGAAACGTGAAGGCGATCGGGACGTTCGGCAACCAGGCGCACAACCGCGGGAAGCGGATCTACCTTCGCTTCATCCCGCCCACGGTCGCCCACCTGCGGGGGAACTTCGAACGGAACCCGCCGATGCGCGCCCTCGCGGGAAGGCTCCTCCCGATCTTGTCGGCGCTGTCCGAAAAAGCCGCGGCGGAGGGAACTCCATGA
- a CDS encoding NDP-sugar synthase, translating to MKAMILAAGLGTRLRPLSLEIPKPVIPVLGRPLCGHAMAFLHGHGAESFLLNLHHGPETVREKVTAWAADRFPVEFTHEPEILGTGGGIGNAREYLRGGTFVTANSDAVARFPLADAIARHRANGALATLVLFPDRWKRYTAVRVRDDGRIAGFGGAAPAGAFEGFYTGHLIAEPELLDRIPRGRPSCIVRDTLDPLIATGAPIFAFVTEGDFLDFGTPADYLRGTLALLAEREPGRGPRFFAHPRASIGNGATVGPDAVVEEGASVGSGATVRRAILWPGAVVPPGALVENGILTPRGFVPA from the coding sequence ATGAAGGCGATGATCCTCGCCGCGGGGCTTGGAACGCGCCTGCGTCCCCTCTCCCTCGAGATCCCGAAACCGGTCATCCCCGTGCTGGGCCGGCCGCTGTGCGGCCACGCGATGGCGTTCCTCCACGGGCACGGCGCGGAATCGTTCCTCCTCAACCTCCACCACGGCCCGGAGACGGTCCGCGAGAAGGTGACGGCGTGGGCGGCGGACCGGTTCCCGGTCGAATTCACGCACGAGCCGGAGATCCTCGGGACCGGGGGCGGGATCGGAAACGCGAGGGAGTACCTGCGCGGGGGGACGTTCGTGACCGCCAATTCCGACGCGGTCGCGCGGTTCCCGCTCGCGGATGCCATCGCGCGCCATCGTGCGAACGGTGCGCTGGCCACCCTCGTCCTCTTTCCCGACCGATGGAAGCGGTACACCGCCGTCCGCGTACGGGACGACGGGCGGATCGCGGGGTTCGGCGGCGCCGCCCCCGCCGGGGCGTTCGAGGGGTTCTACACCGGGCACCTGATCGCGGAGCCGGAGCTGCTCGACCGGATCCCGCGGGGCCGTCCGTCCTGCATCGTCCGGGACACCCTGGACCCGCTGATCGCGACGGGGGCGCCGATCTTCGCCTTCGTGACGGAGGGGGATTTCCTGGACTTCGGGACCCCCGCGGATTACCTGCGCGGAACGCTCGCCCTCCTCGCGGAGCGCGAACCCGGCAGGGGACCGCGCTTCTTCGCGCACCCGCGGGCATCGATCGGAAACGGCGCGACCGTCGGACCCGACGCGGTCGTCGAGGAGGGCGCCTCCGTGGGGTCCGGAGCCACCGTCCGCCGCGCCATCCTCTGGCCGGGCGCCGTCGTGCCGCCCGGGGCGCTCGTCGAGAACGGCATCCTCACGCCGCGGGGATTCGTCCCGGCTTAG
- a CDS encoding thioredoxin domain-containing protein: MDQLPSYSPPPGAPRVDPARMERFAHALRMRGEGYRPRTRHLGPDGWAKYTNRLFLETSPYLLQHAHNPVDWYSWGDEAFEQARRLGRPVFMSIGYSTCHWCHVMEEESFEDEEIARFLNEKYIAVKVDREERPDVDAIYMKAVQGFSGTGGWPLSVWLTPDRKPFFGGTYFPPRDGGYGKGSGFLEILQALSDSYVSMPSEVEEFCSKATAFIRQALSPEGGDDLPTTEALTDAARFYLDHFDPVNGGMAAVPKFPSHLPVRFLLRFHRRTGDGSYLDMARRTLEAMAAGGIYDHVGGGFHRYATDGKWLIPHFEKMLYDNALLVAAYLEGYQATGRKDFARVARETLRFIERDMTAPGGAFYSATDADSPGEGGRREEGAFFTWTPAELEAALGPERARIVALQYGVTEGGNFEGRSILHVSVPPTAVARDLGIPETELDAVLQEAKELLYRARSLRPGPIRDEKILTAWNGLAISAFARAGLALDDPGYVDRACRAARFLLENSCRGGRLHRTWKDGEARHPGLLEDHAFLVAGFLDLYEASADLAWLEEAVAMDTVLADRFEDKDRGGFFLTGDGHEELLVREKPMYDGAEPAGTSVAVLNLLRLHEFTTDPQYRARAEKAFRYAAPTLRSHPISLSEMLLALDFLLDTPKQVVVVLPRGAGKDEAAPLLSAFRGRFVPNRVLSVVREGEEQAKTSRIIPLVRGKEAVGGRVTAYVCEERTCMPPTGNPAELLRQVGTVHPLPP; encoded by the coding sequence ATGGACCAGCTGCCGTCGTACAGCCCCCCGCCGGGCGCACCCCGGGTCGATCCGGCGCGGATGGAGCGGTTCGCGCACGCGCTGCGGATGCGCGGGGAGGGATATCGGCCGAGGACGAGGCACCTCGGCCCGGACGGGTGGGCGAAATACACGAACCGGCTTTTCCTGGAGACGAGCCCCTACCTTCTCCAGCACGCGCACAACCCGGTCGACTGGTATTCCTGGGGCGACGAGGCGTTCGAACAAGCCCGGCGGCTCGGCCGTCCCGTGTTCATGAGCATCGGGTACTCCACCTGCCACTGGTGCCACGTCATGGAGGAGGAATCGTTCGAGGACGAGGAGATCGCCCGGTTCCTGAATGAGAAGTACATCGCCGTGAAGGTGGACCGGGAGGAACGTCCCGACGTGGACGCGATCTACATGAAGGCCGTCCAGGGCTTCTCCGGGACCGGCGGATGGCCGCTGAGCGTCTGGCTTACCCCGGATCGGAAGCCGTTCTTCGGCGGGACGTATTTCCCCCCCCGGGACGGCGGCTACGGGAAGGGATCCGGTTTCCTGGAGATCCTCCAGGCGCTGTCGGACAGTTACGTTTCCATGCCATCGGAGGTGGAGGAGTTCTGCAGCAAGGCGACGGCGTTCATCCGCCAGGCGTTGTCGCCGGAGGGCGGAGACGACCTCCCCACCACCGAAGCGCTGACCGATGCGGCGCGCTTCTACCTCGACCATTTCGATCCCGTGAACGGAGGTATGGCCGCGGTGCCGAAGTTCCCCAGCCACCTCCCCGTCCGTTTCCTTCTCCGCTTTCACCGACGCACGGGGGACGGATCCTACCTCGACATGGCGCGGCGAACCCTCGAGGCGATGGCCGCCGGTGGCATCTACGACCACGTGGGTGGAGGATTCCATCGGTACGCCACGGACGGAAAGTGGCTTATCCCCCATTTCGAGAAGATGCTCTACGATAACGCGCTCCTCGTCGCCGCGTACCTGGAAGGGTACCAGGCGACCGGCAGGAAGGATTTCGCCCGGGTCGCGCGGGAGACGTTACGCTTCATCGAGCGGGACATGACCGCCCCGGGAGGGGCGTTCTACTCCGCCACGGACGCGGACAGCCCGGGCGAAGGCGGCCGCCGGGAAGAGGGGGCCTTCTTCACGTGGACTCCGGCGGAGCTCGAGGCGGCGCTGGGCCCGGAACGCGCGCGGATCGTCGCCCTGCAGTACGGCGTGACCGAAGGCGGAAATTTCGAGGGCCGATCGATTCTCCACGTGTCGGTCCCCCCGACCGCCGTCGCCCGGGATCTCGGGATTCCGGAAACGGAACTGGACGCCGTCCTCCAGGAGGCGAAGGAGCTCCTCTATCGCGCAAGAAGCCTCCGGCCCGGCCCGATCCGGGACGAGAAGATCCTCACCGCCTGGAACGGGTTGGCGATCTCTGCATTCGCCCGCGCAGGTCTCGCCCTGGACGATCCCGGGTACGTCGATCGGGCGTGCCGGGCCGCCCGGTTCCTGCTGGAAAACTCCTGCCGCGGGGGGCGGCTTCACCGGACGTGGAAGGACGGGGAGGCAAGACACCCCGGCCTCCTCGAGGATCACGCGTTCCTCGTCGCGGGCTTCCTGGACCTGTACGAAGCCTCCGCCGATCTGGCCTGGCTCGAAGAAGCCGTTGCGATGGACACGGTCCTTGCGGACCGCTTCGAGGACAAGGACCGCGGCGGATTCTTCCTGACGGGAGACGGGCACGAGGAACTCCTCGTTCGGGAGAAGCCGATGTACGACGGCGCGGAGCCGGCCGGGACGTCGGTGGCCGTCCTGAATCTTCTCCGGCTCCATGAATTCACGACGGATCCGCAGTACCGTGCGCGGGCGGAAAAGGCGTTCCGTTACGCGGCGCCCACACTGAGGAGCCACCCGATCTCGCTCTCCGAGATGCTGCTCGCGCTCGATTTTCTTCTCGACACGCCCAAGCAGGTCGTCGTCGTCCTCCCGCGGGGAGCGGGGAAAGACGAGGCTGCGCCCCTCCTCTCCGCGTTCCGCGGCAGGTTTGTCCCGAACCGGGTCCTTTCGGTTGTCCGGGAAGGGGAGGAACAGGCCAAGACGTCGCGGATCATCCCGCTGGTGCGGGGAAAGGAAGCCGTCGGCGGCAGGGTTACCGCATACGTCTGCGAGGAGCGCACCTGCATGCCGCCGACGGGAAACCCTGCCGAACTCCTGCGGCAGGTCGGGACGGTGCACCCCTTGCCCCCTTAA
- a CDS encoding undecaprenyl-diphosphate phosphatase — MTFLQSILLGLLQGATEFLPVSSSGHLLLAQRLFGIREPELAFDLLLHLGTLAAVLFFLRSEIASIVSSLFRRDPWAAPSAWGHRDIWLVIVASIPTGIIGVAFHETVETGLTFGGVGARYLVLTTLLLLTNLRFRHKVEPDRIEWWEATAIGVVQGLAVFPGLSRSGSTIILALILGIAPRRAAKFSFLISIPAILGGALFTLKNGVSRLPGVAPSVAGFLVALVVGYIALLLVERLVVKGRFHRFAPYTACLAALCFYLQFHG, encoded by the coding sequence ATGACCTTCCTCCAATCGATCCTTCTCGGTCTGCTCCAGGGCGCGACCGAGTTCCTCCCCGTGAGCAGCTCGGGGCACCTGCTCCTCGCCCAGCGCCTCTTCGGGATCCGCGAGCCCGAACTCGCGTTCGACCTGTTGCTCCATCTCGGAACGCTGGCCGCCGTCCTTTTCTTCCTGCGCTCCGAGATCGCCTCGATCGTGTCGTCCCTGTTTCGCCGGGATCCGTGGGCGGCGCCGTCGGCGTGGGGCCACCGCGATATCTGGCTGGTCATCGTCGCCTCGATTCCGACCGGCATCATCGGGGTCGCCTTCCACGAGACCGTCGAGACGGGGCTCACGTTCGGGGGCGTCGGCGCGCGCTACCTCGTCCTGACCACGCTGCTCCTCCTGACGAATCTGCGGTTCCGCCACAAGGTGGAACCCGACAGGATCGAATGGTGGGAGGCGACGGCGATCGGCGTCGTCCAGGGACTGGCGGTCTTCCCGGGACTGTCCCGTTCCGGCTCCACGATCATCCTGGCCCTCATACTGGGGATCGCCCCGCGCCGCGCGGCGAAGTTCTCCTTTCTCATCTCCATTCCGGCGATCCTCGGCGGGGCCCTCTTCACCCTGAAGAACGGGGTCTCCCGTCTGCCGGGTGTCGCCCCTTCCGTCGCGGGGTTTCTCGTCGCCCTCGTCGTCGGGTACATCGCGCTCCTGCTGGTCGAGCGCCTCGTCGTGAAGGGGCGCTTCCATCGCTTCGCCCCGTACACCGCCTGCCTCGCGGCCCTCTGCTTCTACCTGCAATTCCACGGCTGA